From the genome of Muricauda sp. SCSIO 64092, one region includes:
- a CDS encoding dihydrodipicolinate synthase family protein: MEWKGVMPAVTTKFTNDDQLDLEMFSINLKAQLDAGVEAIILGGSLGEASTLTNGEKQKMVEHATNFVEGKVPIVMNIAERSTKAAIALAKNAKDWGAGGLMLLPPMQYKATDYEVVTYFKSIASNTDLPIMIYNNPVDYKIEVTLAMFDDLLKVDHILAVKESTRDISNITRIRNTFGDRLKILCGVDTLALESLAMGADGWVAGLVCAFPAETVAIYKLVKAGRIDEAIAIYRWFFPLLELDINPQLVQNIKLAEVATGIGTENVRPPRLPLMGKERERVLQIIRESLENRPKLPDYKSL, encoded by the coding sequence ATGGAATGGAAAGGTGTTATGCCGGCGGTTACCACCAAATTTACCAATGATGACCAACTGGATCTGGAAATGTTTTCCATCAACCTAAAAGCGCAGTTGGATGCCGGGGTTGAAGCTATTATTTTGGGGGGAAGTTTAGGCGAAGCCAGTACTTTGACCAATGGAGAAAAGCAGAAGATGGTGGAACACGCCACCAATTTTGTGGAGGGAAAAGTTCCTATCGTCATGAATATCGCGGAACGTTCAACAAAGGCTGCCATTGCCTTGGCCAAAAATGCCAAGGATTGGGGGGCAGGAGGCTTGATGTTGCTTCCCCCCATGCAGTATAAAGCCACTGATTATGAGGTGGTTACCTATTTTAAATCCATTGCCTCCAACACGGATTTACCTATTATGATTTACAATAACCCTGTGGATTACAAAATAGAGGTAACTTTGGCTATGTTCGATGACCTTTTGAAGGTGGACCATATTTTAGCCGTTAAGGAATCTACCCGTGACATCTCCAATATTACCCGTATACGGAATACTTTTGGGGATAGGTTAAAAATCCTTTGTGGGGTAGATACCCTGGCTTTGGAGAGTTTGGCGATGGGTGCCGATGGATGGGTTGCCGGTCTGGTGTGTGCCTTCCCTGCCGAAACAGTGGCCATTTACAAGTTGGTCAAAGCGGGAAGAATTGATGAGGCCATTGCTATTTATCGCTGGTTCTTCCCGTTATTGGAATTGGATATTAATCCCCAATTGGTCCAAAACATCAAACTGGCTGAGGTTGCCACCGGCATAGGAACGGAAAACGTTCGTCCGCCCAGACTTCCTTTGATGGGAAAGGAACGCGAACGGGTTTTACAAATAATAAGGGAAAGTTTAGAAAATCGGCCCAAATTGCCGGATTATAAATCGCTATGA
- a CDS encoding aldehyde dehydrogenase (NADP(+)): protein MITGKNYIGNALSAKGSKAFRTFDPLLNLETEWTFYEASDTEVKQAANLSWDAFSEYQEISGSRKAEFLREIAHQIEALEDHLIRVYCRETGLPEGRAKGERGRTCFQLRTFANLVEEGSWVNATVDTAEPDRAPIPKPDLRKMSVPIGPIAVFGASNFPLAYSTAGGDTASALASGCPVVVKSHPMHAGTGELIASAIIKAVEKTGMPNGVFSNLNSSGIEVGQQLVSHPKIKGVGFTGSIQGGRALFDMASRREEPIPVFAEMGSINPVVFLPGALHAKANEWAKTYAGSITLGTGQFCTNPGLLLGIKSDGLNAFVQTLSDEIVQIEPSSMLHPNIISKYQDNKKAMVGEGGVSVVADYTTEVAENHARQAIVKVDGASFIKNPKLHQEVFGPFSMVVECAHEEELIQAITGLEGQLTGTIIAGQKELGEHQAVINALQNRVGRLIFNGVPTGVEVCPAMQHGGPYPASTDSRFGAVGIHAIERWVRPISYQNWPNASLPDALKDENPLGITRLVNNQVTSEPI, encoded by the coding sequence ATGATTACAGGTAAAAACTATATCGGAAATGCGCTTTCGGCAAAAGGAAGTAAAGCATTCAGAACGTTCGATCCACTCCTAAACCTGGAAACGGAATGGACGTTTTATGAAGCTTCGGATACCGAGGTGAAACAAGCCGCGAACCTATCCTGGGATGCCTTTTCCGAGTACCAAGAGATTTCCGGGTCAAGAAAAGCCGAATTCTTAAGGGAAATAGCACATCAGATAGAAGCGCTTGAGGACCATTTGATTCGAGTGTATTGTCGGGAAACCGGATTGCCGGAAGGCCGGGCCAAAGGGGAACGGGGACGGACCTGTTTTCAGTTGCGAACCTTCGCCAATTTGGTGGAGGAAGGTTCATGGGTAAACGCCACAGTGGACACGGCAGAACCCGATAGAGCGCCCATTCCAAAACCTGATCTGCGAAAAATGTCGGTTCCCATTGGGCCCATAGCCGTTTTTGGTGCAAGTAATTTTCCGTTGGCCTACTCCACCGCAGGTGGGGATACGGCCAGTGCATTGGCCTCTGGTTGTCCAGTGGTGGTCAAAAGCCATCCCATGCATGCGGGCACGGGAGAGCTGATCGCTTCGGCGATCATTAAGGCTGTGGAAAAAACTGGAATGCCCAATGGCGTTTTCTCCAATTTGAACAGTAGCGGAATTGAAGTAGGTCAACAATTGGTCAGCCACCCTAAGATAAAGGGCGTTGGTTTTACAGGTAGTATCCAAGGCGGCCGCGCATTATTTGACATGGCCTCAAGAAGGGAGGAACCTATTCCGGTCTTTGCCGAAATGGGGAGTATAAATCCTGTAGTATTTTTACCCGGAGCATTGCATGCCAAGGCAAACGAGTGGGCAAAAACCTATGCTGGTTCCATTACCTTGGGTACGGGACAATTCTGCACTAATCCGGGTCTGCTTCTAGGGATAAAAAGTGATGGGTTGAATGCGTTTGTGCAAACCTTGTCGGATGAAATTGTTCAAATTGAACCTTCGAGTATGTTACATCCCAATATCATTTCCAAATACCAGGACAATAAGAAGGCCATGGTGGGTGAAGGAGGTGTAAGCGTGGTTGCGGACTATACCACTGAAGTGGCCGAAAACCATGCAAGACAGGCAATTGTAAAGGTTGATGGTGCCTCTTTTATCAAAAACCCAAAATTGCACCAAGAAGTCTTCGGTCCTTTTTCCATGGTAGTGGAGTGTGCCCATGAAGAAGAATTGATACAGGCCATTACGGGATTGGAAGGACAGCTTACCGGAACCATAATTGCCGGGCAAAAAGAACTTGGCGAACACCAAGCCGTTATCAATGCCCTCCAAAATCGAGTTGGTCGATTGATTTTTAATGGAGTGCCCACCGGAGTTGAAGTTTGTCCGGCTATGCAGCACGGAGGACCATATCCGGCTTCAACCGATAGTCGTTTTGGAGCTGTTGGCATTCACGCCATTGAACGATGGGTACGGCCCATAAGTTATCAAAACTGGCCAAATGCATCGCTTCCAGATGCCTTAAAAGATGAAAATCCATTGGGGATAACACGTTTGGTCAATAATCAAGTAACATCGGAACCCATTTGA
- a CDS encoding 4-hydroxyproline epimerase: MSRHIFECIDAHTCGNPVRLVKSGGPNLIGNTMNEKRLHFIREYDWIRTGLMFEPRGHDMMSGSMLYPPHDPTNDMAVLFIETSGCLPMCGHGTIGTITIALQEGLVQPKKEGELRLETPAGLVEIQYQMVNGKVEWVKLTNVTSYLAAEGLSIHCPSLGELHFDVAYGGNFYAIIDSQQNFSGIQDFTASKLIALSKRLRSLINQKYPDHFVHPENETIRDVSHLLWTGKVLDGASNGRNAVFYGDKAIDRSPCGTGTSARLAQLYAKGELNVGEEYVHESYIGSTFTGKIEKEIDLAGKKGIIPSVKGWAKVYGYNTIVIDDGDDPYAHGFQVI; this comes from the coding sequence ATGTCCAGGCATATTTTTGAATGTATCGATGCCCATACCTGTGGCAATCCCGTTCGATTGGTAAAAAGTGGAGGTCCCAATTTGATAGGGAATACCATGAATGAAAAGCGGCTTCACTTTATCAGGGAGTACGATTGGATCCGTACGGGATTGATGTTTGAACCCCGGGGCCATGATATGATGAGCGGCAGTATGCTATATCCGCCCCATGATCCAACCAATGATATGGCCGTGTTGTTCATTGAGACCAGTGGATGTTTGCCCATGTGCGGACATGGAACTATTGGGACCATAACCATTGCCTTGCAGGAAGGGTTGGTACAACCCAAAAAAGAAGGGGAATTGCGCCTCGAAACACCTGCCGGGCTGGTGGAAATTCAGTACCAAATGGTAAATGGCAAAGTGGAATGGGTAAAATTGACCAATGTAACCAGCTATTTGGCGGCAGAAGGACTATCCATTCATTGTCCATCGCTTGGGGAGTTGCATTTTGATGTGGCTTATGGAGGAAATTTTTATGCCATTATCGATTCACAACAAAACTTTTCGGGTATCCAGGATTTCACGGCAAGCAAACTGATAGCGCTATCCAAGAGACTTCGGTCCCTGATCAATCAGAAATACCCCGACCATTTTGTCCATCCCGAAAATGAAACCATTCGGGACGTGTCACACCTACTTTGGACTGGTAAGGTCCTGGACGGAGCGTCCAATGGACGAAATGCTGTTTTTTATGGGGATAAGGCCATTGACCGTTCGCCTTGCGGGACAGGTACTTCGGCACGTTTGGCACAATTATATGCAAAAGGGGAATTGAATGTTGGGGAAGAATATGTCCATGAAAGCTATATTGGTTCCACCTTTACGGGAAAAATTGAAAAGGAAATCGATTTAGCAGGGAAAAAGGGCATCATTCCGAGTGTTAAGGGCTGGGCCAAGGTGTATGGATATAATACCATTGTCATTGATGATGGGGATGACCCTTATGCCCATGGTTTTCAAGTAATTTAG
- a CDS encoding NAD(P)/FAD-dependent oxidoreductase: MDKSVVVIGGGIIGLCTAYYLQKEGHQVILIDKSNMDSGASYVNAGYLTPSHIVPLAAPGMISKGLKYMFNSSSPFYMKPRWDKDFIKWALAFKKSSTRAKVAKAMPHIRDINVFSRDLFDDLKTSKDIGDFHYERKGLLMLYQTHKEGDHEKETAVRAKRLGLQSEILDIEGIQKMEPNIKIKALGAVHYHCDGHTTPYDFMSKMISFLEKSGVTIHKNEEVLDFSVSDGRITTIQTKSNQYKADEVVLASGTWSSHLTKKLGIQLFLQAGKGYRIDMTKSTGITMPALLLEAKIAVTPMKGFTRFAGTMEFSGINKRIRKERVQAIVDGAKRFYEGLEIPKGPLEGAECGLRPVSPDGLPYIGRVESLQNMTIATGHAMMGWSLGPATGKLVSEIISGHRPSLDLTPYHPGRRF, translated from the coding sequence ATGGATAAAAGCGTTGTAGTCATTGGAGGAGGGATTATAGGTCTCTGTACGGCCTATTACCTTCAAAAAGAAGGCCATCAAGTTATCCTTATTGATAAGTCCAATATGGACAGTGGTGCCAGTTATGTGAATGCAGGGTATCTCACCCCAAGTCATATTGTACCGCTGGCCGCTCCCGGAATGATTTCCAAGGGACTAAAATATATGTTCAATTCGTCCAGTCCTTTTTACATGAAGCCGAGATGGGACAAAGACTTTATAAAATGGGCTTTGGCCTTCAAAAAATCATCAACAAGGGCAAAGGTTGCCAAGGCCATGCCCCACATTAGGGATATCAATGTTTTCAGTAGGGACCTTTTTGATGATTTAAAGACTTCAAAGGACATAGGGGATTTTCATTACGAACGCAAGGGACTGTTGATGTTGTACCAAACCCATAAGGAAGGTGATCATGAGAAGGAAACTGCGGTAAGGGCAAAACGTTTGGGGCTGCAATCCGAAATTTTGGACATTGAGGGAATCCAAAAAATGGAACCCAATATAAAAATAAAGGCGCTGGGCGCCGTTCATTACCACTGTGATGGACATACAACCCCCTATGATTTCATGTCCAAAATGATTTCCTTTTTGGAAAAATCGGGAGTTACAATCCATAAGAACGAAGAGGTGCTGGATTTTTCCGTTTCCGATGGAAGAATCACTACAATTCAGACCAAAAGCAACCAATACAAGGCTGATGAGGTGGTTTTGGCCTCCGGGACCTGGTCTTCCCATCTCACCAAAAAGTTGGGAATCCAATTATTCCTTCAAGCTGGGAAAGGTTATCGGATCGATATGACCAAATCCACCGGAATAACCATGCCTGCATTACTTTTGGAAGCCAAAATCGCGGTTACGCCCATGAAAGGGTTTACCCGCTTTGCGGGAACCATGGAGTTTTCCGGAATTAACAAAAGGATTCGAAAGGAAAGGGTGCAGGCCATCGTAGATGGTGCCAAACGATTTTATGAGGGACTGGAAATCCCTAAGGGCCCTTTGGAGGGCGCTGAATGTGGACTGCGTCCCGTAAGTCCGGATGGACTGCCTTATATTGGAAGGGTGGAAAGCCTTCAAAATATGACCATCGCCACAGGCCATGCCATGATGGGATGGAGTTTGGGCCCGGCAACCGGAAAATTGGTATCCGAAATCATTTCAGGACATCGCCCTTCCCTGGACCTCACACCCTATCATCCCGGACGTAGATTTTAA
- a CDS encoding PaaI family thioesterase: MEDHKEKILSICNQIRKGTLMETLDIEYVDVGENFLIARMPVSPKVHQPDGVLHGGASVALAESVGSAASYVFLDGNNFYIRGIEIAANHVKSIRDGFVYAKASILHKGRTTQLWEIRITDGEGQLISNCKLTTIALPKK; encoded by the coding sequence ATGGAAGACCATAAAGAAAAAATCCTTTCAATTTGCAACCAAATCCGTAAGGGGACTTTAATGGAGACCTTGGATATTGAGTATGTGGACGTTGGTGAAAACTTCTTGATTGCCAGGATGCCGGTTTCACCAAAAGTGCATCAGCCGGATGGCGTGCTGCACGGTGGGGCTTCGGTCGCTTTGGCCGAAAGTGTGGGCAGTGCCGCATCCTATGTTTTTTTGGACGGCAACAATTTTTACATTAGGGGCATTGAGATAGCCGCAAACCATGTCAAGAGCATTAGGGATGGTTTTGTTTATGCCAAAGCCAGTATACTTCATAAAGGACGTACGACCCAACTCTGGGAGATTCGAATAACCGATGGGGAAGGACAACTTATCTCCAATTGTAAATTGACCACCATTGCCCTCCCCAAAAAGTAA
- a CDS encoding chorismate-binding protein, producing MPSPKSNEIIQKANEWLKDGLPFVIYRYPGDFWVRGIFQQDTSLFTAPDFQVSGFLFAPFDTTGDMVLIPGKVHKGEIVPLQQTKTHQKAVDLSENGMETYLELIKKTVSEIQESEVRKIVISRRIQRRTKKSPVAIISNLLAKYPNAFCYWWYHPKVGMWLGATPERLLTYKNGELFTTSLAGTLPAEKGIAPKWTPKEREEQQMVTHYILKSLEGKVENLQVSEQKNVRAGGLWHLKSEIQGRLDSKKDLYGIVNELHPTPAVCGLPKTRALDFILNYEGYDREFYTGFLGTLNVEGKEEMDLFVNLRCFKYDDGNAQIFVGGGITSASDPQKEWEETQFKSKTILDVL from the coding sequence TTGCCCTCCCCAAAAAGTAATGAAATTATCCAAAAGGCCAATGAATGGCTAAAAGATGGTCTCCCATTTGTCATTTATCGTTATCCGGGAGATTTTTGGGTACGAGGTATTTTTCAACAGGATACCTCCCTTTTCACGGCACCTGATTTTCAGGTTTCCGGCTTCTTGTTTGCGCCTTTTGATACCACCGGTGACATGGTTCTGATACCTGGAAAGGTCCATAAGGGGGAAATTGTCCCACTACAACAGACCAAAACACATCAAAAAGCGGTGGATCTTTCGGAAAATGGGATGGAAACCTATCTGGAACTCATAAAAAAAACCGTTTCAGAAATACAGGAAAGTGAGGTAAGGAAAATTGTGATATCGCGGCGCATACAAAGACGTACTAAAAAAAGTCCCGTAGCCATTATTTCCAATCTTCTCGCCAAATATCCAAATGCTTTTTGCTATTGGTGGTACCATCCAAAAGTAGGGATGTGGTTGGGCGCCACACCGGAACGGCTGCTCACCTACAAGAATGGCGAACTATTCACGACCTCCCTCGCGGGAACCCTCCCTGCGGAAAAAGGGATAGCCCCCAAATGGACCCCGAAAGAACGCGAAGAGCAACAAATGGTGACCCACTATATTTTAAAAAGTTTGGAGGGCAAGGTGGAAAACCTGCAGGTTTCCGAACAAAAAAATGTAAGGGCAGGGGGGTTATGGCATTTGAAATCCGAAATACAGGGACGTCTGGATTCGAAAAAGGATTTGTATGGAATAGTCAACGAATTGCATCCAACCCCTGCAGTTTGTGGGCTTCCAAAAACCAGGGCGCTTGATTTCATCCTGAATTACGAAGGTTATGATCGGGAGTTTTATACTGGATTTTTGGGAACGTTGAATGTAGAAGGCAAGGAAGAGATGGATTTATTCGTAAATCTTAGGTGTTTCAAATATGATGATGGAAATGCACAAATCTTTGTAGGAGGCGGAATTACATCGGCATCCGATCCACAAAAAGAATGGGAAGAGACCCAATTCAAGAGCAAAACCATTCTGGACGTGTTGTGA